A portion of the Bacteroides faecium genome contains these proteins:
- a CDS encoding RNA polymerase sigma-70 factor, whose translation MIIPQENNIDAFGINRINNKKEFDLFFKKYYTLFLSFACRYRLGTEEARDIVQDVFIAFWEQRENFTSIVTIKAFFYRSISNRCLNYLKHEDVKDRYAESQIQVMQSEEFIQENIIREEVSFMVRRKIKELTPREQEIIILSLQNKSNQEIAELLSISVPTVKTHKMHAYARLRAELEELRFLLLIL comes from the coding sequence ATGATAATACCTCAGGAAAATAATATTGATGCCTTTGGAATTAATAGAATAAACAACAAGAAAGAGTTTGATTTATTCTTTAAAAAATACTATACTCTATTTCTTTCTTTTGCCTGTCGGTATCGCCTGGGTACGGAAGAGGCGCGCGATATTGTTCAGGATGTTTTTATCGCCTTTTGGGAGCAACGCGAAAACTTCACTTCTATTGTAACCATCAAAGCTTTTTTCTACCGTTCCATCTCCAACCGCTGCCTCAACTATCTGAAACATGAGGATGTGAAAGACCGCTATGCCGAAAGCCAGATACAGGTCATGCAAAGCGAAGAATTCATCCAGGAAAATATTATCCGTGAGGAAGTATCTTTTATGGTACGCCGGAAAATCAAGGAACTCACTCCGCGAGAACAGGAAATTATCATTCTTTCTCTTCAAAATAAGTCCAACCAGGAGATAGCCGAATTGCTGTCTATATCAGTTCCTACCGTAAAGACACACAAGATGCACGCATACGCCCGACTACGCGCTGAACTGGAAGAATTAAGATTTCTGCTACTTATTTTATAA
- the dacB gene encoding D-alanyl-D-alanine carboxypeptidase/D-alanyl-D-alanine endopeptidase: MKKVLLLVTLSVCLLPLWAQRDFSQIDSLIKKMLPEASEVGISVYDLTAKKPLYNYRAEKLSRPASTMKLLTAITALSRPDAGEPFRTKVWHDGVIEHDTLQGNLYVVGGFDPEFDSQAMDSLIEEVITFPFSVINGQVYGDVSMKDSLYWGHGWAWDDTPAGYQPYLSPLMFCKGTVEVSVVPSTLQGDTASISCKPLSSYYTLTNRTKTRTSSAGKFSFSRDWLTNGNNLVVSGNVASIRKDNINIYDSPAFFMHTFLERLRAKGIIAPPSYAFTELPRDSVHVERMAGWNTSVQKVLNQLMKESDNLNAEAFLCRLGAQATGKKQVAAEDGIVEIMKLIRRLGHDPKDYKIADGCGLSNYNYLSPALLVDFLKYAYSRTAIFQQLYKSLPVGGVDGTLKNRMKSAPAFRNVHAKTGSFTAINALAGYLKMKNGHEVAFAIMNQNVLSAAKARAFQDKVCETIIGK; encoded by the coding sequence ATGAAGAAAGTTCTTTTATTAGTTACATTGTCCGTCTGCTTGCTGCCGTTGTGGGCGCAGAGAGACTTTTCACAGATAGACTCGCTTATTAAAAAGATGCTTCCCGAAGCGTCCGAAGTCGGTATCTCCGTTTATGACCTGACGGCGAAGAAGCCGTTGTATAACTATCGTGCGGAAAAACTTTCCCGCCCTGCCTCTACCATGAAACTGCTGACGGCCATTACCGCCCTCTCCCGCCCTGACGCGGGCGAACCTTTCCGAACGAAAGTGTGGCACGACGGCGTGATAGAGCATGATACGCTCCAAGGCAATCTGTACGTAGTAGGCGGATTCGACCCCGAATTTGACAGTCAGGCGATGGACTCATTGATAGAGGAAGTGATAACTTTTCCTTTTTCCGTGATTAACGGACAGGTATATGGTGATGTTTCGATGAAAGACTCCCTCTATTGGGGGCATGGATGGGCATGGGACGATACCCCTGCGGGATACCAGCCGTATTTGTCTCCGCTTATGTTCTGCAAGGGAACGGTTGAAGTCTCCGTGGTTCCTTCCACCTTGCAAGGAGATACGGCAAGCATATCCTGCAAACCTCTCTCTTCCTATTACACTTTGACCAACCGGACAAAGACACGTACTTCCTCTGCCGGAAAGTTCTCCTTCTCCAGAGACTGGCTGACGAACGGGAATAATTTGGTTGTTTCGGGTAATGTCGCTTCCATCCGGAAAGATAATATCAATATCTATGATTCCCCCGCTTTCTTTATGCACACTTTCCTCGAACGTCTCCGGGCAAAAGGAATCATTGCTCCCCCGTCTTATGCATTCACGGAATTGCCGCGCGACAGCGTTCACGTGGAACGAATGGCAGGTTGGAATACATCGGTGCAGAAAGTCCTGAACCAACTGATGAAAGAGAGTGACAACCTGAATGCGGAAGCATTCCTCTGCCGCCTCGGCGCACAGGCTACAGGAAAGAAGCAGGTGGCTGCCGAAGACGGAATCGTAGAAATCATGAAGTTAATCCGCCGCCTGGGGCACGACCCGAAAGACTATAAGATTGCGGACGGCTGCGGGCTATCCAATTATAATTACCTCTCTCCCGCCCTGCTGGTCGATTTCCTGAAGTATGCATACTCCCGAACCGCTATCTTCCAACAACTATACAAATCCCTTCCCGTCGGTGGTGTGGACGGCACATTGAAAAACAGGATGAAAAGTGCTCCTGCATTCCGAAACGTTCATGCCAAGACAGGCTCGTTCACTGCAATCAATGCGCTTGCGGGCTATCTGAAGATGAAGAACGGACATGAGGTAGCCTTTGCCATCATGAATCAGAATGTGCTTTCGGCTGCTAAGGCAAGGGCATTCCAGGATAAGGTTTGCGAGACGATTATTGGAAAGTAG
- a CDS encoding FecR family protein, with amino-acid sequence MTDQKLKESMQVAEELAKEICTGEPSTSLLAQKWKEESPELYEEIRKQESLSQAISFHDSIDTRQALEEVSSRLNLPPRRFGRRIIYNIGIAASFLLILGTAATWLWMRNSEETVAEWAASVPEPAKISLIAQNDEPMELAESNLTVQGNQLIGSTLDGKRNIAIELKPDNQFNKLAVPAGGEYRLTLEDGTVVQVNAASELLFPAHFKEHIRQVELRGEAYFKVKHNSEKPFNVLLGTLNVQVTGTTFNIKAYEEEGNVSITLVEGSVNVREGQKVLATLSPGEQFTYHKTTCEYSTSQANISVITSWTEDKFIFNNETIGTIMNELSRWYNVDINVSEDIQDIRYSGILSRKQPLTEILNILHLTNELDFKIYQDRRIDAIEKKD; translated from the coding sequence ATGACAGACCAAAAGCTTAAAGAAAGCATGCAGGTGGCCGAGGAATTGGCGAAAGAAATCTGCACAGGCGAACCATCCACTTCACTTCTGGCTCAGAAGTGGAAAGAGGAATCACCCGAACTATACGAAGAAATACGGAAGCAGGAGAGCCTGTCGCAGGCAATCTCCTTCCACGACTCCATTGATACCCGACAGGCGTTGGAAGAAGTCAGCAGCCGACTGAACCTTCCGCCAAGACGATTCGGCAGACGTATTATATATAATATAGGTATCGCAGCTTCTTTCTTGTTAATCCTCGGAACGGCAGCCACATGGTTATGGATGAGAAACAGCGAAGAAACTGTTGCCGAATGGGCTGCGTCCGTACCCGAACCAGCCAAGATTTCACTTATCGCGCAAAATGACGAGCCGATGGAACTGGCAGAAAGCAATCTGACTGTCCAAGGCAACCAATTGATTGGAAGCACGCTGGACGGAAAAAGAAATATCGCTATCGAATTAAAGCCCGACAACCAGTTCAACAAGCTGGCAGTACCGGCAGGCGGTGAATATCGTCTGACACTGGAAGACGGAACAGTAGTTCAAGTGAATGCAGCTTCGGAACTGCTCTTCCCTGCGCATTTCAAGGAGCACATACGCCAGGTTGAATTAAGAGGAGAGGCATATTTTAAAGTTAAGCATAATTCGGAAAAACCTTTCAATGTACTGCTTGGCACACTGAATGTACAAGTCACGGGGACGACCTTTAATATTAAAGCCTACGAAGAAGAAGGAAATGTATCCATCACTTTGGTTGAAGGTTCGGTCAACGTACGCGAAGGACAGAAAGTTCTTGCCACATTGTCTCCGGGCGAACAGTTCACTTATCATAAAACAACATGCGAATACAGCACATCACAAGCCAATATATCCGTTATCACCAGTTGGACGGAAGATAAGTTTATCTTTAACAATGAGACTATCGGTACTATAATGAATGAGCTTTCACGATGGTATAATGTAGACATCAATGTGAGCGAAGATATACAGGATATACGTTATAGCGGCATACTATCACGAAAACAGCCTCTTACGGAAATCCTTAATATCCTGCATCTCACAAATGAGCTTGATTTTAAAATCTATCAAGACAGAAGGATAGATGCCATAGAGAAAAAAGACTAA
- a CDS encoding acetyl-CoA hydrolase/transferase family protein, translated as MSFNRISAAEAASLIKHGYNIGLSGFTPAGTAKAVTAELAKIAEAEHAKGNPFQVGIFTGASTGESCDGVLSRAKAIRYRAPYTTNSDFRKAVNSGEIAYNDIHLSQMAQEVRYGFMGKVNVAIIEACEVTPDGKIYLTAAGGISPTICRLADQIVVELNSAHSKSCMGLHDVYEPLDPPCRREIPIYKPSDRIGLPYIQVDPKKIVGVVETNWPDEARSFADADPLTDKIGQNVADFLAADMKRGIIPSSFLPLQSGVGNIANAVLGALGRDKTIPAFEMYTEVIQNSVIGLIREGRIKFGSACSLTVTNDCLEGIYNDMDFFRDKLVLRPSEISNNPEVVRRLGIISINTAIEVDLYGNVNSTHIGGTKMMNGIGGSGDFTRNAYISIFTCPSVAKEGKISAIVPMVSHHDHTEHDVNIVITEQGVADLRGKSPKERAQAIIENCAHPDYKQLLWDYCKLTGGRAQTPHAIQAALGMHAELAKSGDMKNTNWAEYAR; from the coding sequence ATGTCATTCAATCGTATTTCGGCAGCAGAAGCTGCAAGCCTTATTAAACATGGCTACAACATCGGCCTGAGCGGATTTACTCCCGCAGGAACGGCCAAGGCTGTTACAGCAGAACTCGCAAAGATTGCGGAAGCGGAACATGCCAAAGGAAATCCATTTCAAGTAGGTATTTTTACTGGTGCATCTACCGGTGAGTCTTGTGACGGCGTATTGTCACGCGCAAAGGCTATCCGCTACCGTGCTCCCTATACCACGAACTCTGATTTCCGCAAAGCCGTGAACAGTGGAGAGATTGCCTACAACGACATACACCTCTCACAGATGGCACAGGAAGTGCGCTACGGATTCATGGGCAAAGTGAACGTAGCCATCATCGAAGCCTGCGAAGTGACTCCGGACGGCAAGATTTACCTGACGGCCGCCGGCGGTATCTCCCCGACTATCTGCCGCCTTGCCGACCAGATTGTCGTAGAGTTGAACAGCGCGCACAGCAAATCCTGCATGGGACTGCATGACGTGTACGAACCGCTCGACCCGCCTTGCCGTCGCGAAATACCTATCTACAAACCGAGCGACCGCATCGGACTGCCGTATATCCAGGTAGACCCGAAGAAAATCGTAGGCGTGGTAGAAACCAACTGGCCGGACGAAGCGCGTTCTTTCGCTGACGCTGACCCGCTGACTGACAAAATCGGACAGAACGTTGCCGACTTCCTCGCTGCGGACATGAAGCGCGGCATCATCCCGTCTTCTTTCCTTCCGTTGCAATCGGGCGTGGGAAATATCGCCAACGCCGTGCTCGGCGCACTGGGACGTGACAAGACAATTCCGGCATTCGAAATGTACACTGAGGTGATTCAGAATTCCGTAATCGGCCTGATTCGCGAAGGACGTATCAAGTTCGGCAGTGCTTGTTCGCTGACTGTGACAAATGACTGTCTGGAAGGTATTTACAATGATATGGATTTCTTCCGTGACAAACTGGTGCTCCGTCCGTCGGAAATCTCCAACAATCCGGAAGTGGTTCGCCGTCTCGGTATCATTTCTATCAATACGGCTATCGAAGTCGACCTGTACGGCAACGTGAACTCAACTCATATCGGTGGAACTAAAATGATGAACGGTATCGGTGGCTCGGGCGACTTTACCCGCAATGCTTATATTTCGATCTTCACTTGTCCGTCAGTGGCTAAGGAAGGTAAGATTAGCGCTATCGTGCCGATGGTATCCCACCACGACCACACGGAGCACGATGTCAACATTGTTATCACCGAACAAGGTGTTGCCGACCTTCGCGGCAAGAGTCCGAAAGAGCGTGCGCAAGCTATCATCGAAAACTGTGCGCACCCTGACTACAAACAGCTACTTTGGGATTATTGCAAACTGACTGGTGGCAGGGCGCAGACTCCGCACGCTATTCAGGCTGCACTCGGCATGCACGCAGAGCTAGCTAAGAGTGGAGATATGAAAAATACGAATTGGGCTGAATACGCTAGATAA
- a CDS encoding SusC/RagA family TonB-linked outer membrane protein, whose product MTNKFISRGLMLVVALILSCTAPLVYAQTGHPEKITITVTKKPLENVLEKLSKQYDYQFFYNASLLKGVNVSASLQEAGIKNVMKVLLTGTGLQYSIKGRTIVITAIPKKAISQTPLHGRVTDSDGNVLPGVAIFTQDKSQGSVTDIDGRFTFSKPLAYGTVLNFSSVGMKPHDVVYSGEQLLQVVMVEDVKQLDAVIVTGFQTISRERSTGAATIVKSDYLDKIQGMNLGSKLEGSTPGLTTYNGKTSIRGTSSFAINSTPLLVLDGQPVTGVSLNELNPDDIETITVLKDAAATSLYGVRASNGVIVVSTKRGTSKKPNINVSANFYLNPLPSLDYQHYASTSDVIDYEQSYLLNNPTYQNNPLDYFESLNQFPAPKYMTSIDRLYYRLAKGEITEKQLNSTLDVLRKNDYRKAYREALQQMNFTQDYNVSISKGGDKSSLFFSARYENQTTYNKHDQWDRYTFYLKNELDLTKWFKLTLGANVSITGSEYSQAEFQSGTDAMPYETLYNEDGSYAYTYLHNYYNAQKINETEGLEFMGYNAVEEATKNMQKNNDMYWKLFTHADFKIFKGLDLGVKFQYENRTSDTEQYDEADSYKMRYMINQFASVNPEGGFTYNIPQGGRLTNANTRWSYLNLRAQLNYQTMIAEKHDITALLGGEIREDKYRRKNGERYGYDDLKLTYQQVDWLKLQQNGVLGQISGNAARKSEEAAVSDTHHRYVSAYFNAGYTYDTRYALNASVRIEQADLFGTDPKYRYRPLWSAGASWNISNEEFMKGMEWLDMLKLRVTYGITGNVDQSSSPYLLGTYLTSMYSGANLTDIQSPPNKMLRWEKTSTVNIGLDFAFFHRLNGSIDFYNRYSSDLLARKSLDPSTGFESAKFNNGAMRNRGIELNLSYDWLKSRDWSLNTGFTAAFNSNKIKEVGYLPTDAVTMMRYPGSNYLKGDTYNSVYAYRYAGLTAEGNPSVYNADGEVISLEGVRDINALICVGQFDPKWNGALDISLRWKELSLFTKIVYYTGHTLRTDATPLYNGIDTDKKGNMHEDIARRWTPEHTDTDIPSMNIYGMQGERENHWKYADYNTASASFIKVRNIGLSYNLPKQWINKAGFKAISLHAQVNNPCYWAANKRDIDPEAFNANSGTRNSEQATSYILGININF is encoded by the coding sequence ATGACAAACAAGTTTATTTCCAGAGGACTCATGTTGGTAGTTGCCCTCATCTTGTCCTGTACTGCTCCGCTGGTATATGCTCAGACTGGCCATCCGGAAAAGATTACAATTACGGTCACTAAGAAACCGTTGGAAAATGTGTTGGAAAAACTGAGTAAACAGTATGATTACCAGTTTTTCTATAACGCCTCTCTACTGAAAGGAGTCAATGTTTCTGCATCCCTGCAGGAAGCCGGCATCAAGAATGTGATGAAAGTACTTCTGACAGGAACCGGACTGCAATATTCCATAAAAGGAAGAACAATTGTCATTACTGCAATCCCCAAGAAAGCAATATCACAAACGCCACTGCATGGACGTGTCACCGACAGTGATGGTAATGTACTTCCGGGTGTCGCTATTTTCACACAAGATAAAAGTCAGGGATCCGTCACAGACATTGACGGACGTTTCACTTTCTCCAAACCACTGGCATACGGAACCGTACTGAACTTTTCTTCCGTAGGTATGAAGCCTCATGACGTAGTATATAGCGGTGAACAACTCCTGCAAGTAGTCATGGTAGAAGATGTGAAGCAACTGGATGCAGTAATCGTTACCGGTTTCCAAACTATCTCGCGCGAACGGTCTACCGGAGCCGCCACGATTGTGAAGAGCGACTACCTCGACAAAATCCAGGGTATGAACCTGGGAAGCAAACTCGAAGGCAGTACTCCGGGACTAACAACTTACAACGGAAAAACCAGTATTCGTGGTACTTCTTCATTTGCTATCAATTCTACCCCGCTTCTGGTATTGGACGGACAACCCGTCACCGGTGTCAGTCTCAATGAGCTGAACCCCGATGATATCGAAACAATCACTGTCCTGAAGGATGCTGCCGCAACCTCTTTATACGGTGTACGCGCCTCAAACGGTGTAATCGTCGTGTCAACCAAACGTGGAACTAGCAAGAAGCCGAATATCAACGTTTCCGCCAACTTCTATCTCAATCCGTTACCTTCGCTCGATTACCAGCATTATGCTTCTACAAGCGATGTTATTGACTACGAACAAAGTTATCTGTTGAACAATCCGACTTATCAAAATAATCCGCTGGATTACTTTGAAAGTCTGAATCAGTTCCCAGCACCTAAATATATGACTAGCATAGACAGGCTCTACTATCGTTTGGCAAAAGGCGAAATAACGGAAAAACAACTAAATAGCACACTAGACGTACTACGCAAGAATGATTACCGCAAAGCATATCGTGAAGCGTTGCAACAAATGAACTTCACGCAAGATTACAATGTTTCTATCTCAAAAGGTGGTGATAAGTCAAGCTTATTTTTCTCTGCACGTTACGAAAATCAAACAACTTACAACAAACACGACCAATGGGATAGATATACCTTTTATCTGAAAAACGAGTTGGATTTGACAAAATGGTTCAAGCTAACTCTCGGCGCCAATGTCTCTATCACCGGAAGCGAATACTCACAAGCCGAATTCCAAAGTGGAACAGATGCCATGCCCTACGAAACACTCTATAACGAAGACGGAAGTTATGCTTACACCTATCTGCACAACTACTACAACGCACAGAAAATCAATGAAACGGAAGGTCTGGAGTTTATGGGGTACAACGCTGTAGAAGAAGCCACAAAAAATATGCAAAAGAACAACGATATGTACTGGAAACTATTCACCCATGCAGACTTCAAGATATTCAAAGGGCTAGATTTGGGTGTAAAGTTCCAATATGAGAACCGAACCTCGGATACAGAACAGTATGACGAAGCTGATTCTTACAAGATGCGATACATGATTAACCAATTTGCTTCAGTAAACCCTGAAGGAGGATTTACTTACAATATCCCACAAGGAGGAAGACTGACGAACGCGAACACACGATGGTCATACCTAAATCTGCGGGCACAACTCAACTACCAAACAATGATTGCTGAGAAACATGATATCACCGCTTTATTAGGAGGAGAAATCCGCGAAGACAAATACCGTAGGAAAAATGGAGAACGATACGGATATGATGACCTGAAACTAACTTACCAACAAGTAGACTGGCTGAAACTGCAACAAAATGGAGTGCTCGGACAAATAAGCGGCAACGCAGCCAGAAAGTCTGAAGAAGCTGCAGTGTCTGACACACACCACCGATATGTCTCAGCATACTTTAATGCCGGCTATACATACGACACACGCTACGCCCTGAATGCCAGTGTCCGCATAGAGCAAGCCGACCTGTTCGGTACAGACCCCAAATATCGTTACCGCCCGCTTTGGTCGGCAGGAGCTAGTTGGAATATTTCTAATGAAGAATTCATGAAAGGAATGGAGTGGCTTGATATGCTCAAGCTACGTGTCACTTACGGTATTACCGGTAATGTAGACCAAAGCTCTTCTCCCTACCTGTTAGGAACCTACCTGACTTCCATGTATAGCGGCGCTAACCTGACAGACATCCAAAGCCCCCCTAATAAAATGCTCCGTTGGGAGAAAACTTCAACAGTCAACATAGGGCTGGATTTCGCATTCTTCCACAGGCTAAATGGTAGTATTGACTTCTACAACCGCTATAGTTCGGACTTGCTGGCACGAAAAAGCCTCGACCCGTCCACCGGTTTTGAGAGTGCCAAGTTCAATAACGGAGCAATGCGCAACAGAGGTATTGAACTCAACCTTTCTTATGACTGGCTGAAAAGCAGGGACTGGTCACTCAATACAGGATTTACTGCCGCATTCAACAGCAATAAAATTAAAGAAGTAGGCTACCTGCCAACAGACGCAGTAACCATGATGCGATACCCGGGCAGCAACTACCTGAAAGGAGATACATATAATTCAGTATATGCCTATCGCTACGCCGGACTGACAGCAGAAGGAAATCCATCTGTATACAATGCAGACGGAGAAGTCATTTCACTGGAAGGAGTTCGTGACATCAATGCCTTGATATGCGTAGGACAATTTGACCCTAAATGGAACGGGGCTCTCGACATCAGCCTGCGTTGGAAAGAACTGAGCCTTTTCACCAAAATTGTATACTACACCGGACATACATTGCGAACAGACGCCACTCCCCTTTACAATGGAATAGATACTGATAAAAAAGGGAATATGCATGAAGATATTGCCAGGCGGTGGACACCGGAACATACTGATACGGATATCCCGTCCATGAACATATACGGAATGCAGGGAGAAAGAGAGAATCACTGGAAATATGCCGACTATAACACGGCAAGTGCTTCCTTTATCAAAGTGCGTAATATCGGGCTTTCCTACAACTTGCCGAAACAGTGGATTAACAAAGCCGGATTCAAAGCTATCAGCCTGCACGCACAAGTCAACAATCCTTGCTATTGGGCTGCCAACAAAAGGGATATCGACCCGGAAGCCTTCAACGCCAATAGTGGAACCCGGAATTCCGAACAAGCCACCAGCTATATATTGGGTATTAATATCAACTTCTAA
- a CDS encoding RagB/SusD family nutrient uptake outer membrane protein: MKRNIIIGCIAAATFIFTACDNYLDLVPKGESVLNETSDYLGLLEDMYGYPLETEWYLCGENAPAYVEQIKNYTNPLISASFFWNEDFDRATYMTATGSGDLYSMCYNKIAKYNIIIQNIGDAKGSESDKIEGIAQAKILRAYNYFYLINTFAKPYDPATAAQERGVILRDEFSLEDEGEQKTVADTYKLIQQDIEDALSGLPHKSLNTFRPDKSFGYALKAKVHLFKREFDQALQASLDCLKEAEEKGNHKLWDMNTTYQSALTQYKASMGMQAMPDMMFEYGMSMYSMFRMMGSIMYFKREYDNTENLLYQHGLNFMSPQASLIRKPVVDLFSPKEDLRYTFCIATTTEGPATREPGSKMLNIMSFHWNCGGVKLSEVYLMAAECYARKGDKDNALKYVNDLRKNRLIKTYYTDLTAADATEAMKIVREERKRELLFTSNGFFDMRRFCTEFNETLTREFEEKTYTLKPASHLLTFPFPVAAMQNSNLIQNSK, translated from the coding sequence ATGAAACGAAATATTATTATAGGTTGTATCGCAGCAGCAACATTCATATTCACCGCCTGCGACAATTATCTGGATTTGGTACCTAAAGGTGAATCAGTCCTCAACGAAACCAGCGACTATCTCGGATTACTCGAAGACATGTACGGCTACCCCTTAGAAACCGAATGGTATCTATGTGGAGAAAATGCACCCGCCTATGTAGAGCAAATTAAAAACTATACAAACCCACTCATATCTGCCAGTTTCTTCTGGAATGAGGATTTCGACCGGGCTACTTACATGACAGCTACAGGAAGTGGTGACTTATATTCCATGTGTTACAATAAAATAGCAAAATACAACATCATCATACAAAATATCGGTGATGCCAAAGGCAGCGAAAGTGACAAAATTGAAGGCATTGCGCAAGCGAAAATATTACGTGCATACAATTACTTCTATCTCATCAACACCTTCGCCAAACCATATGACCCGGCAACAGCTGCCCAAGAACGGGGAGTCATTCTTCGTGATGAATTCAGCCTGGAAGACGAAGGAGAGCAAAAAACTGTGGCAGACACCTATAAACTAATCCAGCAAGATATAGAAGACGCCTTATCCGGACTGCCACATAAATCACTGAACACATTCCGCCCCGACAAATCATTCGGCTATGCACTAAAAGCTAAAGTGCACCTGTTTAAGAGAGAATTCGACCAAGCTTTACAAGCTTCGCTCGATTGTCTCAAGGAAGCGGAAGAAAAAGGCAATCACAAGTTATGGGATATGAATACAACTTACCAAAGTGCATTGACACAATATAAGGCATCAATGGGAATGCAGGCAATGCCGGATATGATGTTTGAATATGGCATGTCAATGTACTCCATGTTCCGCATGATGGGCAGTATAATGTATTTCAAGCGCGAATATGACAACACAGAGAACCTGCTTTACCAACATGGGCTGAATTTCATGTCCCCGCAGGCATCCCTTATACGTAAGCCTGTTGTGGATTTATTCAGCCCGAAAGAAGACTTGCGTTATACATTCTGTATCGCCACGACAACAGAAGGGCCTGCCACCCGTGAACCAGGCTCCAAGATGTTGAACATTATGTCTTTTCACTGGAACTGCGGGGGAGTCAAACTTTCCGAAGTATACCTGATGGCTGCCGAATGTTACGCCCGCAAAGGCGACAAGGATAATGCCCTCAAATATGTCAATGACTTACGCAAGAACCGCCTCATCAAAACATATTACACCGACCTGACTGCTGCGGACGCCACCGAAGCCATGAAAATCGTCCGCGAAGAGCGTAAACGTGAACTGTTGTTCACTAGTAACGGTTTCTTTGACATGCGCCGTTTCTGCACAGAGTTCAACGAAACTTTGACACGTGAGTTCGAGGAAAAGACATATACACTGAAACCGGCATCGCACCTACTTACATTCCCATTCCCTGTAGCTGCCATGCAAAATAGTAACTTAATACAAAATAGCAAATAA
- a CDS encoding ferrichrome ABC transporter substrate-binding protein — MEDFLKFLAIAAVILMGIIQEVNKRSKAKKATNKRPVPPISSPTEIEPDAVPMPEMWGRPKSLDELFQPISTEQPVSKRSSQQASRSSQQASRQAPKQKKKKEEVSVAASLANSAAQDQLNARQGSHYDAPHESSDNSEDFTIHSAEEARRAIIWGEILQRKY, encoded by the coding sequence ATGGAAGATTTTTTGAAATTTCTCGCGATAGCAGCGGTCATTCTTATGGGAATAATCCAAGAGGTGAATAAGAGGAGTAAAGCAAAAAAAGCGACCAATAAACGCCCCGTTCCCCCGATATCATCACCCACCGAAATAGAGCCGGATGCTGTTCCCATGCCCGAAATGTGGGGCAGACCCAAGTCGCTGGACGAATTGTTTCAGCCTATATCTACAGAACAGCCGGTTTCCAAAAGGTCTTCGCAACAGGCTTCAAGGTCTTCCCAACAAGCTTCAAGGCAAGCGCCCAAGCAGAAAAAGAAAAAAGAAGAAGTATCCGTTGCCGCATCTCTGGCAAACAGTGCCGCTCAGGACCAGTTGAACGCCAGGCAAGGTTCTCATTATGATGCTCCTCACGAATCATCAGATAACAGCGAAGACTTCACAATCCACTCGGCAGAAGAAGCCCGCCGCGCTATTATCTGGGGAGAGATACTTCAACGGAAGTACTAA